TTCAGGACTCATGTGTGCCCTCTAAATAGATAGGTTTGGCTTGAAACAATGAGAAGTAGTAGCCCCTAGCATTTATAGGGGCTGTaattgttttatgttgtttgacAGGTTGAGGCTTGAACCTGCTGTTGTAAGGCAAAATGGGTGGGTTAGATATCTGTCAAGTGGCTTTCAGGTGTGGTAATGCAACTCAGACAATAGGATATCCTGTTAGTCCAGAACAGGTCTCCAGTGTGCCTTCAAATCATTCCACTCAGCTCAGGAACCACAACAAGTCAACTAGGGGCTAAACTATGGAATTTAGAGAGTTAACAGAATTGTATACTGTGTTTAACAGGTCcaagaatggcagaaaaggtgCTGGTCACAGGTGGAGCGGGTTACATTGGGAGCCACTGTGTGGTGGAGCTCATTGAAGCAGGCTACCAGCCGGTCGTAGTGGATAACTTCAGTAACGCTGTAAGAGGTAAGCTCCCTAAGTGAAAACACAGGACACAGGCTGATATCTCTCTATGGGATCATAAAACCTGGCTGTtagaatttatttgtttattgagGAACACTCATATTTAGTGCCATCTTGTGTGTGTGTACTTGCACTTCTATGTCTTCCTCTGACTGGAGGAGAAGGTGACGTGCCAGAAAGCATACGAAGGATAGAGAAGCTCCTAGACACCAAAATTGAGTTTCATGAATTAGATCTTTTGGACCAGCCTGGCTTGGAAAAACTCTTCAAAAAGGTCAGTGAGTTACATaagcaaaaaatgtgtgaatatCTATTTTAATCTGAGGAATTTTCCTTCTTATTATTACTTAATTACCATGCTTTATATGCATATTACTACAAAGAGAGATTCCACATTGGTCATGCCACTCACTCCGTATGTGTTTCAGCATTCTTTCAGCGCAGTGATACACTTTGCTGGTCTAAAGGCTGTTGGAGAATCAGTTGAGCTGCCCTTACGCTACTACAGGGTCAACCTTACTGCCTCTATGAACCTGCTTGAGGTAAGTTTTGGCTAAGTTCACACTGCAGGcattaatgctcaattctggtCTTTTGCTCAGatctgacttttttgtttcGGCTGTTTACAATACCATCCAATTCCATAATTTCAGGCATGTATCTGATTTAAAACCACATATAAAAGCTGCCtgaatatgattttaaaaaaagatccGATTCAGTGTGACTTGTGGGGTTTAcactgtcaggaaaaaaaatcaggtatTAGTCAcacatgagcaaaaaaatccaatttagGTCATTTTGCCTGCACTGTGAACGTAGCCTTTGCCATGTTCTGTGATGCCATCTGTGCACCATGAAACCTGCATCTCACTCATCATCTGACTATTATTTGCACTTCATTATTTTGCCAATGCTTGAATGTGTGTGCTCATCGCTAATGAGTCGGCTAACTCTAATACTGCACCCTTCATACCTTTTATTATATGTCTGGAGCCCATCAAAATCAGAGGCTATGCTAACTCCTaagggtttgtgtgtgtgcgcttTGGTCTGCTATCTCACCGGCCTCTGACTGTGCGCGTGTGCcgtgtttgtgtgcatctgCATGTGTACCAGGTGATGCAGGCTCACAGGGTGCACAATCTGGTCTTCAGCAGCTCTGCCACAGTGTACGGAGACCCTCAGCGCCTTCCCATCGATGAGCAGCATCCCGTTGGTGGCTGCACCAACCCCTACGGCAAGACCAAGTACTTTATTGAGGAGATGATCAAGGACCACTGTAAAGCTGAGAAGGTACTCATCAGGGGGAAGAAAGACATTCATAAGACACTCACAGGAAACTACTGGGTATATGTATTGTCTTATTCTTGCCTCTTTGTGAGCAGGACTGGAATGCAGTGCTGCTTCGTTATTTCAATCCAATTGGAGCTCACTCATCTGGCCTGATAGGAGAGGATCCTCAGGGTATCCCCAACAACCTGCTGCCATATGTTGCCCAGGTACTCAAACCCTCTACCAAATTCACAGCTATATCAGTGCATGTAACATGCATCCCactgtgtgttgttgttgttgaaaatGCAAGAAGAATCAGCATAGTTTGCATTTTTTATCTGTTGCAAAGGTTGCCATTGGAAGAAGACAGTGCCTCAGTGTATTTGGAAATGATTATGACACACCTGATGGCACAGGTAACTAAGAAGACTTCTTAATCTTCTGTGCACATATTGAACTGATGATTGAAAATCTGTCCTTGAAAGGTTAAGAAACAGGCTCTGTCTCTTTCTAGGTGTGAGAGATTATATCCATGTTGTTGATCTGGCAAAAGGACACATAGCAGCTCTAAAGAAGCTGAAGGAAGACTGCGGGTGCaaggtttgtaaaaaaaaaaaaaaaaaacataataagcatttttaaacaattttttgtttgtttgttgcacctttgtgtgtttatttatgaGTTTGATGGCAATGCTATCTGTAGGTTTACAACCTTGGAACAGGAAGAGGCTACTCTGTGCTCCAGATGGTGAAAGCCATGGAAAAAGCTTCAGGGAGAGAGGTGAGTGATAGCAGCCCCCTTTATGTTAATGTGCAGGTAGGGATTGTCCTGTATCTGCTGTAtacttcagtcaggaccactttgtcaagaaacacatgatttttaGTTAATTTGGCGATGTGGCTGTTCtcggatccccctgcccttccacaagcctttgtggaaagcatcaagcaggaacagcacaagTTCCTGCTCTTTCTGTGTCTATAAGGAAAGCATGAGTCAAgtagagaagcagcaataaaccaaGATGGAGCAGTATCAGTGGCAACAGAGAGACAATGATTAAATCAAATATatcatagaggaggagctggggtggaggagggttgcaaaaagcagcttgcagagggagcagcaaagcatagccaggctagagcagttagTCTATAGCGAGCTTAGAGTGAATCATtgggctgtcagctgatgagggcttggatcagctgatctcaaataaATGGCAGCGCTCAACTCAGTGGACTCCCTGAGCTATACTCTCGCTTTTTTGGTGTTCCAAGTGCGTTTAAGAATTACCCAGCTGACACTTGAAACTGGCTGCATGGTGGCTTGATGGTTTGTACAGTTCCCTCACAGGAAGAAAGTTCCTGTCAGCTGGATAGGGCtgttctgtgcagagtttgcatgttctccctgtgcatgtgtggattCTCTGTGTACTTCTGCTTCCTCCCacaaacatgcttgttaggcaAGTTGGTGGTGTGAGTGTGACTGGTTGTTACATTGTTGATACTTCAGCCCTGTAACGGagtggcaaccagtccaggttgTACCCTGCTTCTTGTACATCGGCAGCTGGGATTAGCTCTTGAAGTTGAAGTGTTCACTTGAAGATCTACACATTGTGACTAATTACTCCTGTTGTCAATTAAACTGTTGTGTCCCCTCACAGATCTCGTACAAAATCGCCCCACGGAGAGGTGGAGACATAGCATCCTGCTATGCTGACCCTTGTCTAGCTGAGAAGGAGCTGGGCTGGAAGGCCAGCTTTGACCTGGAAAGAATGTGTAAGGACTTGCTATAAAAAGAGCTGCTTGGCAGCATGTGATTTTCCATCAAACAACACTGCatctaaaatatttttctttagttttctgtgtatttttgtacCTTTCCAGGTGAGGATCTGTGGCGCTGGCAGTCAATGAACCCCACTGGATTTTCCAATGGTACAGCCTCATGATGAATCCCCTGCCTTATGCTACTGTTTCTACATCAACGGGCCAAAGGGAACCATAAACTTCCTCATTTTTGCATATCGCATTAAAACCTCAAACCTTAAGGGGAGCCAAATGCTTTATGCTTTAtaatttttaattcttaaaatactgtttgttgaaaaaacacagaaaatgtctgtcagctttattttattgtttccgtttaacatttattttttctctatgAATGTATCAATCTTTGAGCCATatcttaaaatgaataaattaattttCTAAATGAGAAGACTAATATTTGTATTTCTCTTCCTTTATGAAAGAGAGCTGTTTTGAAATTATTGTGAAATTGTCTATAATAAAGTTTGGCTGTCAAAGTGTTGAGTAACTTTGTCATTAAAACATGATGCTTTTGTGAGACAAACCCATAAAGCAAAACTTAGAATTAACATAATGTGCTATAAACTAGCTGTTGAGCAACAGAGAAACATACCATGTGTTTTTAGGAAGATGGTGATAGGTTATAAGGAAAGCCATCATTGTGTTATGATCACTAGAGGGTTTGAGTGGCACAGGACTGACAAAATTATTCAAGAAATGTTTGTTCTTTTCAGACTTTGCTCTTCTGTGTTAAATATTCTGTCTATACAGTGCATCTAAACGGTGCACTAGGGCTTTAAATGGTTCCTTGAACCCTCGGGCACCCAGTTAATAAACACCCACGTCAGCACAGTGCTTCAGTTGCTCTAACCGGGTTTCGGTCTTTAGGGCTGAACAGGAAGTGCCTGACTGTGGACCCTGGACgagaaaaaagagcaaagagaaaacgcaaaacaaattaaaaatggataTGGTGGCGGACTTGGGGGCGAGTAGACTCTATCGGGCGCCGGGTGAATCGAGTCACCAGTGAGTATCGATGGATTTTGACAGGAATATCACAGCGTGGGGCGTAAGCGGGTCCTTCTGATACCTCACGCCTAGGAGAGAGTCGCTGGGTTTGGGCAGTAGGGAAATCCTCCCCGCTGCTCGCTGCGCTCCGGACCTCCGGCGAGAAGTGGGGGTGGTCGCGAGCATGAAGCGGGCGTGTTAGCGCGCCTTATCCCGAGTATAATTGACTGTTTATTATTTGTCTTATGGCATAAGACTTAGTTGCTTTAGGCTTGCGTCTATTTTTCTATTGTGTGCTGGCTGGAGCCTGAAGTGGGCGTCGCTCCAGGACAGACTGGGTTGCTCCGGTGCGCCGCTGCCCGCTTTTTTCTCGCAGGACTGCAGCACTCTAGTGTCGTTTTGTAGGTCGCTTGATGTCTGAAATAAAGGAGGAAAGCTCGGTTGAGGTATTAGACTCTGTTTCATGTGACATTAAAAGCATATGGTGTCATGCGGGCGGGCGTGGAACCGTGGGTTATCGGGCGCTGTGGAGCCTGTCAGCAAGCTccacataattaaaaaaaacgaATGCGTGCAATGCAGAGTCTGCATGATAATGCTAAAATAGGTTACAGTAGAAGAGGGGAAATATATTCTGCAAATGAGGCTGCGGCATATTTTTCTCTTGTGGGATGACATGTCCGGAcacagctgttttattttctctacCCATCTGCCTGGTGTGTTTGTAACATCAGAGATTTCACGCGCGCGCCTCAGCTTTCCTCAGGGATGATTACGGGGTTTTGTCACCCGATGCTCTCAGACTGGAGTCGGGTGTAGTCTATTAGAAGACGATTTTGATTGAGGGCTTGCCCAGCCAATCTTTATGCAGAATGGGTTCCTGGGGGCGGGCTACCTGCGGAGCTGGAAATGGGCCAGTGTTGAAACAAAGGCAGTAGATAATTGGAGACTAGGTCTGTAGAGTAGTCATTAACCAAAGTAAGCTGACTATCATAAGGTCAGGTGTCCCTCTAATTgcaaatgttttctcaaaatatTTGGAATTCAAATTAATATGTGCATATAAACTGATTAATTATGAGTTTGTTCTTTAGCATTCTGAGGTGTCACAGTTTCAACAGTGATCAAAAATTGTTTGCAAAGCATTTATGAGTTGCAGTTTTCTAACACAACAACGTGGTTTCTGCAGCAGACACAGCAAGGGTgagttctgtttttgttgtctccTGCAGGCAGCCTCAGAGATGGTTCAACACAGCTGACATCACAGTGGCTCACCAAAGCAACCTGCTCAAGCAACTCAACCAGCAGCGCCGCCAAGAGCTTTTTTGTGACTGCAATGTGCTGGTGGAGGGCCAGCTCTTCAGGGCCCACCGCAATGTCTTGTTCGCCAGCAGTGGCTACTTCCGCATGCTGCTGTCCCAGGGGCCAGATGGGCTGTCCGACTCTGTCAACGCCACCTTTGATGTCTTCAGCCCAGAGACTTTCACCGTCATCCTGGATTTCATCTACTCTGGGCAGCTTGACCTCTCCAGTCACAATGTGATTGAGGTGATGTCTGCGGCCAGCTATTTGCAGATGAACAATGTCATCAACTACTGCAAGAACTTCATCAAATCCTCTTTGGACATCAGTGTGAAAGATGAAGACAGTGAGCGATGCCTCAGCTTGTCTGAGACCTGCAGTTTCACCAGTGGAACAGGAGAAGAGATTTCGGAGCAGCAGCAAGGGCCCCATTCTGTCAGCCCACCACCAGCGCTCTGGACACGGGACAACTCTAGATCCCAGTCTAGTTTTATGGGAAAGGAGTCAGAGCAGGAGGCAATGGCCACAGCCCCAAAGACTAACCCCAGCAGCCCAGCTGATGACCTCAATGCTGAGGCAGACGACCTTCAGGACCCTCAGGATCCTCTGTACACTTTGCCAGGATCGGAACGCCGGCGAGGTAAAGGGGGAACGAAGAGGAGAGCACCCAACAGTACCCGCTCAAATCAGCATGAAGACTTTGCCATTCAGGAGGCAAGGGCTCAGAAAGCTGAAAAGGCAGAGGAGCTATATGCTACTCTACCTGCTATAGTTGGAGTTATTGGGCACTTTAATAAAGGTGAGTTTGATGTTTTAAGGAAACAGAAGATCAGCACTTCTTCTAACTTCAGAGTAGTTAGGAGTACTGTATCATAAACAGACTGGCATGAGTTTCACCAACAAACAAAGCCAAAAACAATGATATTGTATGAAATCAACAGGAACGCCAAAACTCTGAAAATGTTCTCTCCTTCTTTTCAGACTCCAACCCTATAATGCGCTTCAAATGCCCTTTCTGCACGCACACAGTGAAGAGGAAGGCAGACCTGAAGCGTCACTTGCGCTGTCACACCGGAGAGAGGCCCTATCCCTGCCAGGCCTGCAATAAACGATTTACCCGTCTGGAGCATCTGCGTAGCCATTTTGAAACAGTACGTTTTCTCCTGGGAAATAATCAAGTGTTGAATGTCATTATTGGTGTTAAAGCtttagaaacatttaaaaatgtaaatgcttaTATTCAAAGCTCAGCTGTTGACTTGAAAAACCTtatagctttaaaaacatttttacagtgcaaatgtacttttgtcctttttctccaCAGATTCATCAAGCCAGGAAGTTGGTGTGCAGGAAGTGTAAATGTCAGGTGACAGAGGAGACTGGTCATGTGGTGTGTGAGGGCACACGACGCTATCGCATGTGCACTGCATGCATCCAGGAAGTGGGCTGTGACCAGATGCCCATGGACAGTCTAGAAGGGACGAATGATGAGCCAGCCCTGTTACTTGGGGTGgatggggaggaggagggggacaCCAAGGGCAGCTGGATGGTAACAGATGATGATGACCTGGCTGAAGACTCAGGAGCTGACCTCATCATCCAACAAGTGGACGACAGCGATGAAGAGCTGCAATGAAATAGAACcaaagtgtttgtgtgcaggcAGGAGTAATGGCAGTGTTGTCAATATTCTGTCTGAACTGAAGCCATGCAAGATAATTTATGCATAAAATATGTGATCCAGTGTtgtaaatacacacatttatgtCATATTAGTTGTCTATTAGTGAAATGAAACTGGTTATTCTTTACTTTCAAAGAGATTGTTGACCTCTGTGACATGATTAAGTGCTTTTTGTTAAGCTTCATAAAGATATGCAGTATCCAAAGCAtgatatttcagtatttgcTTTACTGAAAGTATAGTTACATGATTACTCTATCAAAACTATGTTTTTTTATGCAtgtctttgctactttttggcTCTATTTGCTTGCTATTAGTTCATATTTGAGCAAAGCAAAGTAAAAAGAAAGgttattatgttttttatttactttttcccAGTGGGAAGTCAGAAACAGACTGTATATGATTTAGTGTATCATAGTTGCTGTACTTTTC
This genomic window from Cheilinus undulatus linkage group 18, ASM1832078v1, whole genome shotgun sequence contains:
- the gale gene encoding UDP-glucose 4-epimerase isoform X3 produces the protein MAEKVLVTGGAGYIGSHCVVELIEAGYQPVVVDNFSNAVRGEGDVPESIRRIEKLLDTKIEFHELDLLDQPGLEKLFKKHSFSAVIHFAGLKAVGESVELPLRYYRVNLTASMNLLEVMQAHRVHNLVFSSSATVYGDPQRLPIDEQHPVGGCTNPYGKTKYFIEEMIKDHCKAEKDWNAVLLRYFNPIGAHSSGLIGEDPQGIPNNLLPYVAQVAIGRRQCLSVFGNDYDTPDGTGVRDYIHVVDLAKGHIAALKKLKEDCGCKVYNLGTGRGYSVLQMVKAMEKASGREISYKIAPRRGGDIASCYADPCLAEKELGWKASFDLERMFFCVFLYLSR
- the gale gene encoding UDP-glucose 4-epimerase isoform X1, whose protein sequence is MAEKVLVTGGAGYIGSHCVVELIEAGYQPVVVDNFSNAVRGEGDVPESIRRIEKLLDTKIEFHELDLLDQPGLEKLFKKHSFSAVIHFAGLKAVGESVELPLRYYRVNLTASMNLLEVMQAHRVHNLVFSSSATVYGDPQRLPIDEQHPVGGCTNPYGKTKYFIEEMIKDHCKAEKDWNAVLLRYFNPIGAHSSGLIGEDPQGIPNNLLPYVAQVAIGRRQCLSVFGNDYDTPDGTGVRDYIHVVDLAKGHIAALKKLKEDCGCKVYNLGTGRGYSVLQMVKAMEKASGREISYKIAPRRGGDIASCYADPCLAEKELGWKASFDLERMCEDLWRWQSMNPTGFSNGTAS
- the gale gene encoding UDP-glucose 4-epimerase isoform X2, producing the protein MAEKVLVTGGAGYIGSHCVVELIEAGYQPVVVDNFSNAVREGDVPESIRRIEKLLDTKIEFHELDLLDQPGLEKLFKKHSFSAVIHFAGLKAVGESVELPLRYYRVNLTASMNLLEVMQAHRVHNLVFSSSATVYGDPQRLPIDEQHPVGGCTNPYGKTKYFIEEMIKDHCKAEKDWNAVLLRYFNPIGAHSSGLIGEDPQGIPNNLLPYVAQVAIGRRQCLSVFGNDYDTPDGTGVRDYIHVVDLAKGHIAALKKLKEDCGCKVYNLGTGRGYSVLQMVKAMEKASGREISYKIAPRRGGDIASCYADPCLAEKELGWKASFDLERMCEDLWRWQSMNPTGFSNGTAS
- the zbtb8a gene encoding zinc finger and BTB domain-containing protein 8A, which encodes MDMVADLGASRLYRAPGESSHQQPQRWFNTADITVAHQSNLLKQLNQQRRQELFCDCNVLVEGQLFRAHRNVLFASSGYFRMLLSQGPDGLSDSVNATFDVFSPETFTVILDFIYSGQLDLSSHNVIEVMSAASYLQMNNVINYCKNFIKSSLDISVKDEDSERCLSLSETCSFTSGTGEEISEQQQGPHSVSPPPALWTRDNSRSQSSFMGKESEQEAMATAPKTNPSSPADDLNAEADDLQDPQDPLYTLPGSERRRGKGGTKRRAPNSTRSNQHEDFAIQEARAQKAEKAEELYATLPAIVGVIGHFNKDSNPIMRFKCPFCTHTVKRKADLKRHLRCHTGERPYPCQACNKRFTRLEHLRSHFETIHQARKLVCRKCKCQVTEETGHVVCEGTRRYRMCTACIQEVGCDQMPMDSLEGTNDEPALLLGVDGEEEGDTKGSWMVTDDDDLAEDSGADLIIQQVDDSDEELQ